One part of the Aurantibacillus circumpalustris genome encodes these proteins:
- a CDS encoding O-methyltransferase: protein MEFITEELLHYCENFTEPESDLLKKLNRETHLKIGSPRMLSGHLQGRFLSFLSTLQQPTFILEIGTYTGYSALCLAEGLKENGKLITLDPNEETNVFAKKFIDQSPFKNKIELVEGDAQKIIPELKQKFDLVFIDADKKNYPNYYDLIIDKVNSGGLIIVDNVLWSGKVLDEKKDADTQIIHDFNQKVNNDSRVSNVLLPLRDGLMVMRKI, encoded by the coding sequence ATGGAATTTATTACGGAAGAGCTTCTACATTATTGCGAAAATTTTACTGAGCCAGAAAGCGATCTATTAAAAAAACTTAATCGTGAAACGCACTTAAAAATAGGTAGTCCACGGATGTTAAGCGGCCATTTACAAGGACGCTTTTTAAGTTTTCTGTCTACATTACAACAACCTACTTTTATTCTTGAAATTGGCACCTACACAGGTTATTCAGCCCTTTGCCTTGCTGAAGGTCTAAAAGAAAATGGCAAACTAATCACCCTTGATCCAAACGAAGAAACCAATGTGTTTGCAAAAAAATTTATTGATCAGTCTCCCTTTAAAAATAAAATTGAATTAGTGGAAGGGGATGCTCAAAAAATAATTCCCGAACTGAAACAAAAGTTTGATCTGGTATTTATTGATGCGGATAAAAAAAACTACCCAAATTATTATGATCTTATAATAGATAAAGTAAATTCTGGTGGATTAATTATTGTCGATAATGTACTTTGGAGTGGAAAAGTGTTGGATGAAAAAAAAGATGCGGATACACAAATCATTCACGATTTTAATCAAAAAGTAAATAACGATTCAAGAGTTTCAAATGTACTGTTACCATTACGAGATGGCTTGATGGTGATGCGGAAAATCTAG
- the uvrA gene encoding excinuclease ABC subunit UvrA, which yields MATDFIEDENIEVIGARSHNLKDISITIPRNKLVVITGLSGSGKSSLAFDTIYAEGQRRYIESFSSYARHFLGNLERPDVDKISGLSPVISIEQKTVNKNPRSTVGTITEIYDFMRLLYARAGEAFSYNTGEKMVRYSDDQIVDLIIEDYKAKKINLLAPIVKGRKGHYRELFEDVRKRGFNKVRIDGEIKDIVPKMQVDRYKIHDIEIVIDRLEVTTDIRSRLYQSLQTAMKHGKGTIMVIEHEEEVPKKKAAAKTTKTQTYGFGKLRFFSRFLMCPTSGISYDEPAPNLFSFNSPYGACPQCNGLGEISEIDINKIVANPKISIAKGAIAPLGAQKSYGGGGWIFKQVEAIGHTYGFTLETPFEDISDEAVNVLLYGSDELFTVTTEAGSYNTNFEGIATFITRQSEDDPSPAMLRWAQGFTDKKVCPTCNGARLKKEALYFKIADKNISEVAEMDISVLQFWFKDIEKKLNKNQNIIAIEVLKEIRARIQFLVEVGLDYVTLNRSSKSLSGGEAQRIRLATQIGSQLVGVLYILDEPSIGLHQRDNVRLITALKNLRDVGNSVIVVEHDKDMMMESDYVIDIGPGAGVHGGKIVAASTPKEMLKFNTMTANYMTGKMNIEVPKTRRKGNGKKISLKGCTGHNLKNVSVDFPLGKFICVTGVSGSGKSSLINETLYPLLAEHFYNSEKKSLPHKSILGLDNVDKVIDINQSPIGRTPRSNPATYTNVFSDIRNLFSEIPEAKIRGYKPGRFSFNVKGGRCETCGGAGVKTIEMNFLPDVYVNCDVCNGKRYNRETLEVRFKGKSISDVLNMTVDQACEFFENVPNIYRQIRTLQDVGLGYITLGQQATTLSGGEAQRVKLSTELSKRDTGNTFYILDEPTTGLHFEDIRILLGVLNRLVENGNTVLVIEHNLDIIKVADHIIDLGPEGGKGGGEVLFAGTPEELAKDKKSYTAPFLKKELALKR from the coding sequence ATGGCAACCGATTTTATTGAAGACGAAAATATAGAAGTTATTGGAGCACGTTCGCATAACTTAAAAGATATTTCGATTACCATTCCACGTAATAAACTTGTTGTTATAACAGGTTTAAGTGGAAGTGGTAAATCATCCCTAGCTTTTGATACGATTTATGCTGAAGGGCAAAGACGTTATATTGAAAGTTTTTCTTCTTATGCGCGGCATTTTTTAGGAAATCTGGAACGCCCTGACGTGGATAAAATTTCCGGCTTAAGCCCTGTAATTTCTATCGAACAAAAAACAGTCAATAAAAATCCGCGCTCTACAGTTGGCACAATCACTGAGATTTATGACTTTATGCGTCTTTTGTATGCGCGCGCCGGAGAAGCCTTTTCATACAATACCGGTGAAAAAATGGTTCGTTATAGCGATGATCAAATTGTGGATTTGATTATTGAAGATTATAAAGCAAAGAAAATAAATTTGCTGGCACCTATTGTGAAAGGGCGTAAAGGGCATTACCGCGAGTTATTCGAAGACGTTCGTAAACGAGGATTTAATAAAGTGCGGATTGATGGCGAAATAAAAGACATCGTTCCAAAAATGCAGGTTGATCGTTACAAAATTCATGATATTGAAATTGTAATTGATCGTCTTGAAGTGACCACGGACATCAGATCTCGTCTTTACCAGTCTCTTCAAACAGCCATGAAACATGGTAAAGGAACGATTATGGTAATAGAACATGAGGAAGAAGTTCCAAAAAAGAAAGCTGCTGCAAAAACGACTAAAACTCAAACTTATGGTTTTGGAAAGTTGCGTTTCTTTAGTCGCTTCCTAATGTGTCCAACCAGTGGTATCAGTTACGACGAACCAGCACCAAATTTATTTTCGTTTAATTCGCCCTATGGCGCTTGTCCACAATGCAACGGACTGGGAGAAATTTCTGAAATTGATATTAATAAAATAGTTGCCAATCCTAAAATCTCTATTGCTAAAGGTGCCATTGCTCCTTTGGGTGCACAAAAATCGTATGGTGGTGGTGGATGGATTTTTAAGCAAGTAGAAGCAATTGGGCATACCTATGGATTCACACTTGAAACGCCTTTTGAAGATATTAGCGATGAGGCGGTAAACGTTTTGCTATATGGAAGTGACGAACTTTTTACCGTAACCACTGAAGCGGGCAGTTACAATACTAATTTTGAAGGGATAGCCACATTTATTACGCGGCAATCAGAAGACGATCCTAGTCCTGCTATGCTGAGATGGGCACAAGGGTTTACGGATAAAAAAGTATGTCCTACTTGCAACGGTGCGCGTTTAAAGAAAGAGGCACTTTACTTTAAGATTGCTGATAAAAACATTTCTGAAGTGGCGGAAATGGATATTTCTGTTTTGCAGTTTTGGTTTAAAGACATCGAAAAAAAATTAAATAAGAATCAAAACATAATTGCTATCGAGGTTTTAAAAGAGATTAGGGCGCGAATTCAGTTTTTGGTAGAAGTTGGTTTGGACTATGTAACTCTCAACCGTTCTTCTAAGTCCTTAAGTGGTGGCGAGGCGCAACGTATTCGTCTGGCAACGCAAATTGGATCTCAATTAGTTGGTGTTTTATATATTTTAGATGAACCAAGTATTGGTTTACATCAAAGGGATAACGTAAGGCTTATTACCGCATTAAAAAATTTACGGGACGTTGGAAATAGTGTGATTGTTGTGGAGCACGACAAAGATATGATGATGGAAAGCGATTATGTGATTGATATTGGCCCAGGAGCAGGTGTTCACGGTGGTAAGATAGTAGCGGCTTCAACGCCAAAAGAAATGTTGAAGTTTAATACCATGACCGCGAATTACATGACCGGTAAAATGAACATCGAGGTTCCGAAAACGAGAAGAAAAGGAAATGGAAAAAAAATTTCACTCAAAGGTTGCACCGGACATAATTTAAAAAATGTAAGTGTTGATTTCCCTTTGGGAAAATTTATTTGTGTCACAGGAGTGAGTGGAAGTGGAAAAAGCAGTTTAATCAATGAAACGCTCTATCCCTTACTCGCAGAACATTTTTATAATTCAGAAAAAAAATCTTTGCCACATAAGTCAATTCTTGGATTGGATAATGTAGACAAGGTTATAGACATCAACCAATCACCAATTGGCAGAACCCCTCGCAGTAATCCCGCAACATATACCAATGTGTTTTCTGATATCCGTAATTTATTTTCAGAAATTCCAGAAGCTAAAATTCGCGGTTATAAGCCTGGTCGTTTTTCTTTCAATGTAAAAGGTGGACGCTGTGAAACCTGTGGTGGAGCGGGGGTGAAGACAATTGAAATGAATTTTTTACCAGATGTTTATGTAAACTGTGATGTGTGCAATGGCAAACGGTATAATAGGGAAACATTAGAAGTGCGTTTTAAGGGAAAATCCATAAGCGATGTATTAAACATGACTGTTGATCAGGCGTGTGAGTTCTTTGAAAACGTTCCGAATATTTATCGACAGATTAGAACATTACAAGATGTTGGTTTGGGTTATATAACATTGGGTCAGCAGGCTACAACCTTGAGTGGTGGTGAAGCGCAGCGTGTAAAACTATCAACTGAGTTGAGTAAGCGTGATACTGGAAATACATTTTATATTCTTGATGAACCAACAACCGGTTTGCATTTTGAAGATATCCGAATTCTTTTGGGAGTTTTAAATAGACTTGTTGAGAACGGAAATACGGTGTTGGTAATCGAACATAATTTAGACATTATAAAAGTTGCTGATCATATCATAGATCTTGGTCCTGAAGGAGGAAAGGGTGGAGGAGAGGTTCTATTTGCCGGAACTCCTGAAGAATTAGCCAAAGATAAAAAGAGTTATACCGCTCCTTTTTTGAAGAAAGAGTTAGCATTGAAGAGGTAA
- a CDS encoding T9SS type A sorting domain-containing protein: MTRKLTRLANLKKIVLLLIFAEVYNFSALSNPGDTTWVTIFNQRKITQYGNYDTTAVFPTGLRYRKIRMHYILGRYGCPAGSQYCGSWDYTTQIHAKPVGKDTVEIARVITPYATDWLSLNKKHDYIVDITDYASALEGITDMRYNYSGYSWGFTLTLKIEFIEGVPPMDALSVQNIYDGYFPYGNSSNSIENYLTAKSFSYTTPTARTFVKNTVSGHGSDNTGCAEFCSKYYQLKINNTMISQKQLWRSDCGINEVYPQTGTWIYDRGNWCPGAVVWPIYHELTNITSANTTFTVDADMQPYIGSGSLGGYNFVSQLINYSAPNHSLDVSIEDIVSPTKDANYFRENPRCSNPVIKIKNVGTDSLKSIVFNYGLKGQTPLTHTWTGSLGYLEERQEVFPTSTVILSGTVSSVFEVSVVSVNGNTGDQNLFNNIYTSETTPVPIYPKDFIIKMYTNNDLNPNNGYSETSWMLTNETGSVIVKRDSLAKTTVYIDTVLNLPAGCYKLEINDTGCDGMSWWANTAGGTGSLRFDYTNANNSIATFPGDMGCNYVRYFRVLAPATPPVLTGVKTANINSNNIEVYPNPADNMAYIKFDLTKSQTLSYKIMDITGKIVFQIKTSKIAASYETIDVSHFSNGVYFISVELEDKSVLTKKLVIQK; encoded by the coding sequence ATGACAAGAAAACTTACTCGTTTAGCGAATCTTAAAAAAATTGTTCTTCTTTTAATTTTTGCAGAGGTATACAATTTTTCAGCACTATCTAACCCTGGTGATACCACTTGGGTAACAATTTTTAATCAAAGAAAAATAACGCAGTATGGAAATTACGATACTACCGCGGTATTTCCGACAGGATTACGCTACCGAAAAATTCGCATGCACTACATCTTGGGAAGATATGGTTGTCCGGCCGGATCTCAATACTGTGGATCGTGGGACTATACAACACAAATTCATGCAAAGCCCGTAGGCAAAGATACTGTTGAAATAGCAAGGGTTATTACACCTTACGCAACGGATTGGCTTTCTCTTAATAAAAAACACGATTACATTGTTGACATCACAGATTATGCGTCTGCTTTGGAAGGTATAACTGATATGAGATACAACTACTCGGGTTATTCATGGGGATTTACGCTTACACTAAAAATTGAATTTATAGAAGGTGTTCCTCCTATGGATGCTCTTTCGGTTCAAAATATTTACGATGGTTATTTTCCTTATGGAAACAGTTCTAATTCCATTGAAAATTACTTAACAGCAAAATCCTTTTCGTATACAACTCCTACTGCAAGAACATTTGTAAAAAACACCGTAAGTGGCCATGGCTCTGATAATACTGGATGTGCTGAGTTCTGTAGTAAATACTACCAATTAAAGATCAACAACACTATGATTTCTCAAAAACAATTATGGAGAAGTGATTGTGGTATTAATGAAGTATATCCACAAACAGGCACATGGATTTACGATCGTGGAAATTGGTGTCCTGGTGCTGTGGTTTGGCCAATTTATCATGAACTAACCAACATCACAAGTGCTAATACAACATTTACAGTAGACGCGGATATGCAACCGTATATTGGTAGCGGATCATTAGGTGGTTATAATTTTGTTTCTCAGCTGATTAATTACAGTGCTCCGAACCACTCATTAGATGTTTCAATTGAGGACATTGTCTCACCAACGAAAGATGCAAACTACTTTAGAGAAAATCCAAGATGTTCTAATCCCGTTATTAAAATAAAAAATGTTGGGACTGATTCTTTAAAAAGTATTGTATTTAATTACGGTTTAAAAGGTCAAACACCGTTAACACACACGTGGACTGGTTCATTGGGTTATTTGGAAGAACGACAAGAAGTTTTCCCTACTTCCACAGTAATTCTTTCTGGAACAGTAAGCAGTGTCTTTGAAGTGTCGGTTGTTTCTGTGAACGGCAACACCGGAGATCAAAATCTTTTTAATAATATTTATACATCTGAAACTACACCCGTACCTATATATCCAAAAGATTTTATTATTAAAATGTACACCAATAATGATCTTAATCCAAATAATGGTTATAGCGAAACAAGCTGGATGTTGACCAATGAAACAGGAAGTGTTATTGTTAAAAGAGATTCGTTAGCAAAAACCACTGTTTATATAGATACTGTTTTGAACTTACCCGCAGGTTGTTATAAACTTGAAATTAATGATACTGGTTGTGACGGTATGAGTTGGTGGGCGAATACTGCCGGCGGCACAGGCAGTCTACGTTTTGACTACACAAATGCCAATAATAGTATTGCAACTTTTCCTGGCGATATGGGATGTAATTACGTTAGGTATTTTAGGGTTCTAGCTCCCGCTACTCCGCCTGTTTTAACGGGAGTCAAAACAGCTAATATTAATTCAAACAACATCGAAGTATACCCCAATCCGGCAGACAACATGGCTTACATCAAATTTGATTTAACTAAAAGTCAAACACTTAGTTATAAAATAATGGATATAACTGGTAAAATAGTTTTTCAAATAAAGACTTCTAAAATTGCCGCATCCTATGAGACTATTGATGTGAGTCATTTTAGTAACGGCGTTTATTTTATTTCGGTTGAACTAGAAGATAAATCTGTTTTGACTAAAAAACTTGTTATTCAGAAATAA